One Fuerstiella marisgermanici DNA window includes the following coding sequences:
- a CDS encoding Gfo/Idh/MocA family protein produces MPNPDRRTFLAASAGLLTATTTVAGALRHAAPIKVGQIGTRHGHASGKMATFRKFPELFEVVGVVEPDSGQRSRVAKTSSYKGLRWMTQQELLGTSGLQAVAVETDIDELLPAAEACIQAGVHVHLDKPAGTSLKDFRRICAAADEKQLMIQMGYMFRGNAAFQFLFKAVRDGWLGDVFSVHCEMSKKVGDGVRPSLARYAGGSMFELGCHLIDAVVTLLGPPDQVTPFNRNTRPEHDNLMDNCLAVFEYPKATATIRSSMSEVDGGRRRQFVACGTKGSIVIRPLEPYKLSLTLESATGDYRKGTTIVELPKSTGRYDGDFQHLAAVVRGEQAPEYSTKHDLAVQTAVLQASGMPIE; encoded by the coding sequence ATGCCTAATCCAGACCGCAGAACGTTTCTTGCCGCATCGGCCGGATTACTTACGGCCACCACGACTGTTGCTGGCGCACTCCGTCATGCTGCACCGATCAAGGTTGGGCAGATCGGAACGAGGCACGGCCATGCATCCGGGAAGATGGCCACGTTTCGAAAGTTTCCGGAACTGTTCGAAGTCGTCGGAGTGGTTGAACCCGATTCTGGACAGCGCAGTCGAGTAGCGAAGACGTCGTCGTATAAGGGGCTTCGCTGGATGACCCAGCAGGAGTTGCTTGGCACGTCTGGTTTACAGGCCGTGGCAGTGGAAACGGATATCGACGAACTTCTGCCTGCCGCAGAAGCCTGCATTCAGGCTGGCGTTCATGTGCACCTGGATAAGCCTGCGGGCACGTCGCTGAAAGACTTCCGACGCATCTGCGCGGCAGCTGACGAAAAGCAGCTGATGATTCAAATGGGGTACATGTTTCGCGGCAATGCAGCGTTTCAGTTTCTGTTCAAAGCTGTTCGCGATGGCTGGCTGGGCGATGTGTTTTCTGTGCATTGTGAAATGAGCAAGAAGGTCGGCGATGGTGTGCGACCGAGTTTGGCTCGATACGCTGGCGGTTCAATGTTTGAGCTGGGATGTCATCTGATCGATGCCGTCGTGACTTTGCTGGGACCACCGGATCAGGTTACGCCTTTCAATCGCAACACGCGCCCCGAGCACGACAACCTGATGGACAACTGCCTGGCGGTGTTTGAGTATCCCAAAGCCACGGCCACGATTCGCAGTAGCATGTCGGAAGTCGATGGAGGCCGACGGCGGCAGTTTGTCGCCTGCGGCACGAAGGGTTCAATCGTCATTCGGCCGCTTGAGCCGTACAAGTTGTCGTTGACGCTGGAATCAGCTACGGGCGACTACCGCAAAGGAACAACGATCGTGGAACTGCCGAAGTCGACCGGCCGGTATGATGGCGACTTTCAGCATCTGGCAGCCGTCGTTCGTGGCGAACAGGCACCGGAATACTCAACAAAGCACGATCTTGCCGTTCAGACCGCGGTTCTGCAGGCCAGCGGAATGCCGATCGAGTAG
- a CDS encoding sugar phosphate isomerase/epimerase family protein — MPHLSRRQMLVSSAAAVATTAIGSSFAAAAAADGFQFKYMVGSCMYGYLYLGEILPEVAKCGASHLDIWPKRHGNQREQLADMGEELFASLLEKHDVKLGCITQYGLGPFRLQDEMKLAQRFGCQTIVTGGSGPKGLKGAELKKAVGEFLEKMKPHLEVAEETGVTIAIENHGNNLIDSPDSLRYLAELRPSKHIAVALAPYHLPQDPQLVSGLIRELGESIEVFYAWQHGDGCMTKLPKDQELKQMPGRGPLDFGPLVKALADIKYSGWTEIFMHPVPRGIPILETAPEVTAEINKSRTYLAELAKQA, encoded by the coding sequence ATGCCACACCTCTCCCGCCGTCAGATGCTTGTTTCTTCCGCCGCTGCCGTTGCTACGACGGCTATCGGTTCATCCTTCGCGGCCGCCGCTGCCGCCGACGGATTTCAGTTTAAGTACATGGTCGGTTCGTGCATGTACGGCTACCTGTACCTTGGCGAAATCCTGCCCGAAGTCGCCAAGTGCGGAGCCAGCCATTTGGACATCTGGCCTAAGCGACATGGCAACCAGCGTGAACAACTGGCAGACATGGGTGAAGAGCTTTTTGCGTCGCTGCTGGAAAAGCACGATGTCAAACTCGGTTGCATCACTCAATATGGACTCGGCCCGTTCAGACTTCAGGACGAAATGAAACTGGCTCAACGGTTTGGCTGCCAAACTATTGTGACGGGCGGTAGTGGCCCCAAGGGATTGAAGGGGGCCGAACTGAAGAAAGCGGTCGGCGAATTTCTTGAGAAGATGAAGCCGCATCTTGAAGTCGCTGAAGAAACGGGAGTGACGATCGCCATTGAAAACCATGGCAACAACCTGATCGATTCGCCGGACTCGCTGCGGTACCTCGCCGAATTACGACCTTCAAAACACATCGCCGTGGCGCTGGCTCCGTATCATCTGCCGCAGGATCCGCAATTGGTTTCGGGGCTAATTCGTGAGCTCGGCGAATCAATCGAAGTCTTCTACGCCTGGCAGCATGGCGATGGCTGTATGACGAAACTGCCGAAGGATCAGGAGCTTAAACAAATGCCAGGTCGCGGTCCGTTGGACTTCGGCCCGCTGGTGAAAGCCCTTGCGGACATTAAATATTCCGGCTGGACGGAAATCTTTATGCACCCGGTTCCGCGAGGCATTCCGATTCTGGAAACGGCCCCCGAAGTGACGGCCGAAATTAACAAGTCGCGAACGTACCTGGCGGAATTGGCGAAACAGGCATGA